A DNA window from Pyrus communis chromosome 3, drPyrComm1.1, whole genome shotgun sequence contains the following coding sequences:
- the LOC137728063 gene encoding probable LRR receptor-like serine/threonine-protein kinase RFK1 isoform X3, whose amino-acid sequence MLNLATVISLMFLTFWRVLKGYSLPGMLPPQLVKLPYLKKIDFALNYLNGTIPKEWGVTQLTLISLLVNRLSGEIPKELGNITTLTYLHLEANQFSGVVPPELGRLINLGTMMLSSNRLTGNLPTTFSGLRNLTDFRINDNNFNGTIPDFILNWKQLQRLEMHASGLQGPIPSNISLLSNLIELRISDINGTEQGFPTFKNTTGLVRLVLRNCNISGEIPPNVWTMQNLEMFDVSFNKLAGEIPASLNLERLRFLFLTGNSMSGSVPDSVFKDGSNIDLSYNNFTWQGPEEPACQGNLNLNLNLFRSSSRENNLRRGLPCLKNLNCPRYSTCLHVNCGGNDITVKGDKGDIVYEGDGGVEGGSAKYFLNDNYYWGFSSTGDFMDDNDFQNTRYSVSLPSSNLSGLYKTARISPISITYFHYCLENGNYTVSLHFAEIQFTNDQTYTSLGRRIFDIYVQDKVLQKDFNIEDEAKMAQKPVVLQEHNVSVTNNILEIRFYFAGKGTTRIPERGVYGPLISAISVESDSRDCSSGGKKGTTHIVTGVVVGAFLLVFVILGILWWKGYLACKRGRKKDRDGLDGQTGGFTLKQLKAATNDFDYDNKIGEGGFGPVYKGQLPDGRVIAVKQLSSKSRQGNREFLNEMGMISCLQHPNLVKLHGCCIEGGQLLLVYEYMENNNLARALFGRENHLKLDWPTRLKICIGIARGLAFLHEESVLKIVHRDIKATNVLLDEDLNPKISDFGLAKLDEEEKTHISTRVAGTIGYMAPEYALWGHLTYKADVYSFGVVALEIISGKNNNNYIPNDNWVCLLDWACHLQQMGHLLELIDERLGSEVDQKEAEIMVKVALLCTNASASLRPSMSEVVSMLEGQIPVPDVIPEPSTYKEDLRFKAMRDLHRQRGDHSSSIAQTQNSTTVHTFESTSTTGLDFSEINSESRPS is encoded by the exons ATGTTAAACTTGGCAACGGTAATAAGCTTGATGTTCTTGACCTTTTGGAG AGTACTCAAGGGTTATAGTCTACCCGGCATGCTTCCACCTCAACTTGTCAAACTTCCTTACCTTAAAAAAAT TGATTTTGCTCTCAATTATCTTAATGGTACAATACCAAAAGAATGGGGTGTAACGcagttgactttgat CTCTCTTCTTGTGAATCGCTTATCAGGGGAGATTCCGAAGGAGTTGGGAAATATTACTACTCTTACATACCT GCATCTTGAAGCAAATCAATTCTCTGGAGTTGTTCCCCCTGAGCTTGGAAGATTAATCAACTTGGGAACTAT GATGTTGTCCTCCAATCGTTTGACTGGAAACTTACCGACTACATTTTCTGGGCTAAGAAATTTGACAGACTT TAGAATAAATGATAACAACTTCAATGGAACAATACCTGATTTTATACTGAATTGGAAACAACTCCAGAGATT AGAAATGCATGCGAGTGGGCTTCAAGGACCCATCCCTTCCAATATATCTCTTTTGAGTAACTTAATAGAGTT GAGGATTAGCGATATAAATGGGACAGAGCAGGGTTTTCCTACCTTCAAAAACACAACAGGCCTAGTAAGATT GGTTCTCCGAAACTGTAACATTTCTGGAGAGATTCCTCCAAACGTCTGGACTATGCAAAACCTGGAAATGTT CGATGTTAGTTTTAACAAGTTAGCAGGGGAAATTCCAGCCTCATTGAACTTAGAGCGTTTGAGATTCCT ATTTTTAACTGGCAACTCTATGAGTGGAAGTGTACCAGATTCAGTCTTCAAGGATGGAAGTAATAT TGATCTTTCGTACAATAACTTCACATGGCAAGGCCCCGAGGAACCTGCTTGTCAAGGGAACCT GAATCTAAACCTGAACTTGTTTCGGAGCTCTTCAAGAGAGAACAACTT AAGGAGAGGTCTTCCATGCTTGAAGAATCTCAATTGTCCACGAT ATTCAACGTGTTTGCATGTTAATTGTGGTGGAAATGACATTACTGTCAAAGGAGACAAAGGAGACATTGTGTATGAAGGAGACGGAGGGGTTGAAGGTGGCAGTGCAAAGTATTTCTTAAATGATAATTATTATTGGGGATTTAGTAGCACTGGAGACTTCATGGATGACAATGATTTCCAGAATACACGTTACTCTGTATCTCTGCCATCTTCGAATCTCTCTGGATTATACAAAACAGCACGCATATCTCCAATTTCAATCACTTATTTCCATTATTGCTTAGAAAATGGTAACTATACTGTAAGTCTTCACTTTGCGGAGATACAGTTCACAAATGACCAAACGTATACTAGTCTTGGCAGGCGCATTTTTGATATCTATGTTCAG GATAAAGTATTGCAGAAGGATTTCAATATTGAAGATGAGGCGAAGATGGCTCAAAAGCCCGTAGTATTACAAGAGCACAATGTCAGTGTGACAAATAATATCTTAGAGATCCGATTCTATTTTGCTGGTAAAGGCACAACAAGGATTCCTGAAAGAGGAGTATATGGTCCCCTTATCTCTGCTATTTCCGTGGAATCTG ATTCCAGAGATTGCTCAAGTGGTGGAAAAAAGGGAACTACTCACATTGTCACAGGAGTTGTAGTAGGAGCATTTCTCCTAGTATTCGTCATATTAGGAATCCTTTGGTGGAAAGGGTACTTGGCGTGCaaaaggggaagaaagaaaG ATAGAGACGGACTTGATGGGCAGACAGGGGGTTTTACTTTAAAACAACTAAAGGCTGCCACTAATGACTTCGATTATGATAACAAAATTGGAGAGGGTGGCTTTGGTCCTGTCTACAAG GGTCAATTGCCTGATGGTAGAGTGATAGCTGTTAAGCAGCTTTCGTCCAAGTCAAGGCAAGGAAATCGTGAGTTCTTAAATGAGATGggcatgatttcttgtttgcAACATCCGAATCTTGTGAAACTTCATGGATGTTGTATTGAAGGTGGTCAGTTATTGCTGGTATATGAGTACATGGAGAACAATAACCTCGCACGAGCTTTGTTTG GCCGAGAAAATCATCTTAAATTAGACTGGCCAACAAGGCTTAAGATCTGCATTGGGATAGCAAGAGGACTAGCTTTTCTCCATGAAGAATCTGTACTTAAAATTGTTCACCGGGACATCAAAGCTACTAATGTGCTGCTTGATGAGGACTTGAACCCTAAAATATCTGACTTTGGATTGGCAAAGCTTGATGAAGAGGAGAAGACGCACATAAGCACCCGAGTAGCTGGGACCAT AGGATATATGGCACCGGAATATGCACTATGGGGTCACCTGACCTACAAAGCGGATGTTTACAGTTTTGGAGTAGTGGCCTTGGAAATCATCAGTGGGAAGAACAACAACAATTATATTCCGAATGATAATTGGGTTTGCCTTTTAGATTGG GCTTGTCATTTACAACAAATGGGACACTTGTTGGAGCTGATCGATGAGAGGTTAGGTTCTGAGGTTGACCAAAAAGAAGCAGAGATCATGGTTAAAGTAGCTCTCCTGTGCACAAATGCCTCTGCATCACTTAGGCCTAGCATGTCCGAGGTGGTGAGCATGCTTGAAGGACAAATCCCCGTCCCTGACGTGATACCAGAACCGAGCACCTACAAGGAGGATTTGAGATTTAAGGCTATGAGAGACCTGCACCGCCAGCGGGGTGATCATAGCTCGAGTATTGCCCAAACACAAAATTCAACTACTGTCCACACGTTCGAATCTACCTCTACAACTGGACTCGACTTCTCAGAAATCAACTCGGAATCAAGACCCTCTTGA
- the LOC137728063 gene encoding probable LRR receptor-like serine/threonine-protein kinase RFK1 isoform X1 — protein MLPKCSSFSAVLVIVFSCSFSLLRFSESVVPQDEVDALQEITETMGANYWKFNGDSCEIDSVGVTEETPKGAESSIRCECNNSVCHVAEIVLKGYSLPGMLPPQLVKLPYLKKIDFALNYLNGTIPKEWGVTQLTLISLLVNRLSGEIPKELGNITTLTYLHLEANQFSGVVPPELGRLINLGTMMLSSNRLTGNLPTTFSGLRNLTDFRINDNNFNGTIPDFILNWKQLQRLEMHASGLQGPIPSNISLLSNLIELRISDINGTEQGFPTFKNTTGLVRLVLRNCNISGEIPPNVWTMQNLEMFDVSFNKLAGEIPASLNLERLRFLFLTGNSMSGSVPDSVFKDGSNIDLSYNNFTWQGPEEPACQGNLNLNLNLFRSSSRENNLRRGLPCLKNLNCPRYSTCLHVNCGGNDITVKGDKGDIVYEGDGGVEGGSAKYFLNDNYYWGFSSTGDFMDDNDFQNTRYSVSLPSSNLSGLYKTARISPISITYFHYCLENGNYTVSLHFAEIQFTNDQTYTSLGRRIFDIYVQDKVLQKDFNIEDEAKMAQKPVVLQEHNVSVTNNILEIRFYFAGKGTTRIPERGVYGPLISAISVESDSRDCSSGGKKGTTHIVTGVVVGAFLLVFVILGILWWKGYLACKRGRKKDRDGLDGQTGGFTLKQLKAATNDFDYDNKIGEGGFGPVYKGQLPDGRVIAVKQLSSKSRQGNREFLNEMGMISCLQHPNLVKLHGCCIEGGQLLLVYEYMENNNLARALFGRENHLKLDWPTRLKICIGIARGLAFLHEESVLKIVHRDIKATNVLLDEDLNPKISDFGLAKLDEEEKTHISTRVAGTIGYMAPEYALWGHLTYKADVYSFGVVALEIISGKNNNNYIPNDNWVCLLDWACHLQQMGHLLELIDERLGSEVDQKEAEIMVKVALLCTNASASLRPSMSEVVSMLEGQIPVPDVIPEPSTYKEDLRFKAMRDLHRQRGDHSSSIAQTQNSTTVHTFESTSTTGLDFSEINSESRPS, from the exons ATGTTGCCCAAGTGCAGCAGCTTCTCTGCTGTTCTGGTTATTGTTTTCAGCTGCAGCTTCAGCTTGCTTAGATTTTCTGAGTCTGTGGTGCCCCAGGATGAAG TTGATGCTCTCCAAGAAATAACTGAAACGATGGGTGCAAATTATTGGAAGTTTAATGGCGATTCTTGCGAAATTGACTCGGTTGGGGTAACAGAAGAGACACCAAAAGGAGCTGAGAGTAGTATTCGTTGTGAATGCAACAACAGTGTCTGCCATGTCGCAGAAAT AGTACTCAAGGGTTATAGTCTACCCGGCATGCTTCCACCTCAACTTGTCAAACTTCCTTACCTTAAAAAAAT TGATTTTGCTCTCAATTATCTTAATGGTACAATACCAAAAGAATGGGGTGTAACGcagttgactttgat CTCTCTTCTTGTGAATCGCTTATCAGGGGAGATTCCGAAGGAGTTGGGAAATATTACTACTCTTACATACCT GCATCTTGAAGCAAATCAATTCTCTGGAGTTGTTCCCCCTGAGCTTGGAAGATTAATCAACTTGGGAACTAT GATGTTGTCCTCCAATCGTTTGACTGGAAACTTACCGACTACATTTTCTGGGCTAAGAAATTTGACAGACTT TAGAATAAATGATAACAACTTCAATGGAACAATACCTGATTTTATACTGAATTGGAAACAACTCCAGAGATT AGAAATGCATGCGAGTGGGCTTCAAGGACCCATCCCTTCCAATATATCTCTTTTGAGTAACTTAATAGAGTT GAGGATTAGCGATATAAATGGGACAGAGCAGGGTTTTCCTACCTTCAAAAACACAACAGGCCTAGTAAGATT GGTTCTCCGAAACTGTAACATTTCTGGAGAGATTCCTCCAAACGTCTGGACTATGCAAAACCTGGAAATGTT CGATGTTAGTTTTAACAAGTTAGCAGGGGAAATTCCAGCCTCATTGAACTTAGAGCGTTTGAGATTCCT ATTTTTAACTGGCAACTCTATGAGTGGAAGTGTACCAGATTCAGTCTTCAAGGATGGAAGTAATAT TGATCTTTCGTACAATAACTTCACATGGCAAGGCCCCGAGGAACCTGCTTGTCAAGGGAACCT GAATCTAAACCTGAACTTGTTTCGGAGCTCTTCAAGAGAGAACAACTT AAGGAGAGGTCTTCCATGCTTGAAGAATCTCAATTGTCCACGAT ATTCAACGTGTTTGCATGTTAATTGTGGTGGAAATGACATTACTGTCAAAGGAGACAAAGGAGACATTGTGTATGAAGGAGACGGAGGGGTTGAAGGTGGCAGTGCAAAGTATTTCTTAAATGATAATTATTATTGGGGATTTAGTAGCACTGGAGACTTCATGGATGACAATGATTTCCAGAATACACGTTACTCTGTATCTCTGCCATCTTCGAATCTCTCTGGATTATACAAAACAGCACGCATATCTCCAATTTCAATCACTTATTTCCATTATTGCTTAGAAAATGGTAACTATACTGTAAGTCTTCACTTTGCGGAGATACAGTTCACAAATGACCAAACGTATACTAGTCTTGGCAGGCGCATTTTTGATATCTATGTTCAG GATAAAGTATTGCAGAAGGATTTCAATATTGAAGATGAGGCGAAGATGGCTCAAAAGCCCGTAGTATTACAAGAGCACAATGTCAGTGTGACAAATAATATCTTAGAGATCCGATTCTATTTTGCTGGTAAAGGCACAACAAGGATTCCTGAAAGAGGAGTATATGGTCCCCTTATCTCTGCTATTTCCGTGGAATCTG ATTCCAGAGATTGCTCAAGTGGTGGAAAAAAGGGAACTACTCACATTGTCACAGGAGTTGTAGTAGGAGCATTTCTCCTAGTATTCGTCATATTAGGAATCCTTTGGTGGAAAGGGTACTTGGCGTGCaaaaggggaagaaagaaaG ATAGAGACGGACTTGATGGGCAGACAGGGGGTTTTACTTTAAAACAACTAAAGGCTGCCACTAATGACTTCGATTATGATAACAAAATTGGAGAGGGTGGCTTTGGTCCTGTCTACAAG GGTCAATTGCCTGATGGTAGAGTGATAGCTGTTAAGCAGCTTTCGTCCAAGTCAAGGCAAGGAAATCGTGAGTTCTTAAATGAGATGggcatgatttcttgtttgcAACATCCGAATCTTGTGAAACTTCATGGATGTTGTATTGAAGGTGGTCAGTTATTGCTGGTATATGAGTACATGGAGAACAATAACCTCGCACGAGCTTTGTTTG GCCGAGAAAATCATCTTAAATTAGACTGGCCAACAAGGCTTAAGATCTGCATTGGGATAGCAAGAGGACTAGCTTTTCTCCATGAAGAATCTGTACTTAAAATTGTTCACCGGGACATCAAAGCTACTAATGTGCTGCTTGATGAGGACTTGAACCCTAAAATATCTGACTTTGGATTGGCAAAGCTTGATGAAGAGGAGAAGACGCACATAAGCACCCGAGTAGCTGGGACCAT AGGATATATGGCACCGGAATATGCACTATGGGGTCACCTGACCTACAAAGCGGATGTTTACAGTTTTGGAGTAGTGGCCTTGGAAATCATCAGTGGGAAGAACAACAACAATTATATTCCGAATGATAATTGGGTTTGCCTTTTAGATTGG GCTTGTCATTTACAACAAATGGGACACTTGTTGGAGCTGATCGATGAGAGGTTAGGTTCTGAGGTTGACCAAAAAGAAGCAGAGATCATGGTTAAAGTAGCTCTCCTGTGCACAAATGCCTCTGCATCACTTAGGCCTAGCATGTCCGAGGTGGTGAGCATGCTTGAAGGACAAATCCCCGTCCCTGACGTGATACCAGAACCGAGCACCTACAAGGAGGATTTGAGATTTAAGGCTATGAGAGACCTGCACCGCCAGCGGGGTGATCATAGCTCGAGTATTGCCCAAACACAAAATTCAACTACTGTCCACACGTTCGAATCTACCTCTACAACTGGACTCGACTTCTCAGAAATCAACTCGGAATCAAGACCCTCTTGA
- the LOC137728063 gene encoding probable LRR receptor-like serine/threonine-protein kinase RFK1 isoform X2 translates to MLPKCSSFSAVLVIVFSCSFSLLRFSESVVPQDEVDALQEITETMGANYWKFNGDSCEIDSVGVTEETPKGAESSIRCECNNSVCHVAEIVLKGYSLPGMLPPQLVKLPYLKKIDFALNYLNGTIPKEWGVTQLTLISLLVNRLSGEIPKELGNITTLTYLHLEANQFSGVVPPELGRLINLGTMMLSSNRLTGNLPTTFSGLRNLTDLINDNNFNGTIPDFILNWKQLQRLEMHASGLQGPIPSNISLLSNLIELRISDINGTEQGFPTFKNTTGLVRLVLRNCNISGEIPPNVWTMQNLEMFDVSFNKLAGEIPASLNLERLRFLFLTGNSMSGSVPDSVFKDGSNIDLSYNNFTWQGPEEPACQGNLNLNLNLFRSSSRENNLRRGLPCLKNLNCPRYSTCLHVNCGGNDITVKGDKGDIVYEGDGGVEGGSAKYFLNDNYYWGFSSTGDFMDDNDFQNTRYSVSLPSSNLSGLYKTARISPISITYFHYCLENGNYTVSLHFAEIQFTNDQTYTSLGRRIFDIYVQDKVLQKDFNIEDEAKMAQKPVVLQEHNVSVTNNILEIRFYFAGKGTTRIPERGVYGPLISAISVESDSRDCSSGGKKGTTHIVTGVVVGAFLLVFVILGILWWKGYLACKRGRKKDRDGLDGQTGGFTLKQLKAATNDFDYDNKIGEGGFGPVYKGQLPDGRVIAVKQLSSKSRQGNREFLNEMGMISCLQHPNLVKLHGCCIEGGQLLLVYEYMENNNLARALFGRENHLKLDWPTRLKICIGIARGLAFLHEESVLKIVHRDIKATNVLLDEDLNPKISDFGLAKLDEEEKTHISTRVAGTIGYMAPEYALWGHLTYKADVYSFGVVALEIISGKNNNNYIPNDNWVCLLDWACHLQQMGHLLELIDERLGSEVDQKEAEIMVKVALLCTNASASLRPSMSEVVSMLEGQIPVPDVIPEPSTYKEDLRFKAMRDLHRQRGDHSSSIAQTQNSTTVHTFESTSTTGLDFSEINSESRPS, encoded by the exons ATGTTGCCCAAGTGCAGCAGCTTCTCTGCTGTTCTGGTTATTGTTTTCAGCTGCAGCTTCAGCTTGCTTAGATTTTCTGAGTCTGTGGTGCCCCAGGATGAAG TTGATGCTCTCCAAGAAATAACTGAAACGATGGGTGCAAATTATTGGAAGTTTAATGGCGATTCTTGCGAAATTGACTCGGTTGGGGTAACAGAAGAGACACCAAAAGGAGCTGAGAGTAGTATTCGTTGTGAATGCAACAACAGTGTCTGCCATGTCGCAGAAAT AGTACTCAAGGGTTATAGTCTACCCGGCATGCTTCCACCTCAACTTGTCAAACTTCCTTACCTTAAAAAAAT TGATTTTGCTCTCAATTATCTTAATGGTACAATACCAAAAGAATGGGGTGTAACGcagttgactttgat CTCTCTTCTTGTGAATCGCTTATCAGGGGAGATTCCGAAGGAGTTGGGAAATATTACTACTCTTACATACCT GCATCTTGAAGCAAATCAATTCTCTGGAGTTGTTCCCCCTGAGCTTGGAAGATTAATCAACTTGGGAACTAT GATGTTGTCCTCCAATCGTTTGACTGGAAACTTACCGACTACATTTTCTGGGCTAAGAAATTTGACAGACTT AATAAATGATAACAACTTCAATGGAACAATACCTGATTTTATACTGAATTGGAAACAACTCCAGAGATT AGAAATGCATGCGAGTGGGCTTCAAGGACCCATCCCTTCCAATATATCTCTTTTGAGTAACTTAATAGAGTT GAGGATTAGCGATATAAATGGGACAGAGCAGGGTTTTCCTACCTTCAAAAACACAACAGGCCTAGTAAGATT GGTTCTCCGAAACTGTAACATTTCTGGAGAGATTCCTCCAAACGTCTGGACTATGCAAAACCTGGAAATGTT CGATGTTAGTTTTAACAAGTTAGCAGGGGAAATTCCAGCCTCATTGAACTTAGAGCGTTTGAGATTCCT ATTTTTAACTGGCAACTCTATGAGTGGAAGTGTACCAGATTCAGTCTTCAAGGATGGAAGTAATAT TGATCTTTCGTACAATAACTTCACATGGCAAGGCCCCGAGGAACCTGCTTGTCAAGGGAACCT GAATCTAAACCTGAACTTGTTTCGGAGCTCTTCAAGAGAGAACAACTT AAGGAGAGGTCTTCCATGCTTGAAGAATCTCAATTGTCCACGAT ATTCAACGTGTTTGCATGTTAATTGTGGTGGAAATGACATTACTGTCAAAGGAGACAAAGGAGACATTGTGTATGAAGGAGACGGAGGGGTTGAAGGTGGCAGTGCAAAGTATTTCTTAAATGATAATTATTATTGGGGATTTAGTAGCACTGGAGACTTCATGGATGACAATGATTTCCAGAATACACGTTACTCTGTATCTCTGCCATCTTCGAATCTCTCTGGATTATACAAAACAGCACGCATATCTCCAATTTCAATCACTTATTTCCATTATTGCTTAGAAAATGGTAACTATACTGTAAGTCTTCACTTTGCGGAGATACAGTTCACAAATGACCAAACGTATACTAGTCTTGGCAGGCGCATTTTTGATATCTATGTTCAG GATAAAGTATTGCAGAAGGATTTCAATATTGAAGATGAGGCGAAGATGGCTCAAAAGCCCGTAGTATTACAAGAGCACAATGTCAGTGTGACAAATAATATCTTAGAGATCCGATTCTATTTTGCTGGTAAAGGCACAACAAGGATTCCTGAAAGAGGAGTATATGGTCCCCTTATCTCTGCTATTTCCGTGGAATCTG ATTCCAGAGATTGCTCAAGTGGTGGAAAAAAGGGAACTACTCACATTGTCACAGGAGTTGTAGTAGGAGCATTTCTCCTAGTATTCGTCATATTAGGAATCCTTTGGTGGAAAGGGTACTTGGCGTGCaaaaggggaagaaagaaaG ATAGAGACGGACTTGATGGGCAGACAGGGGGTTTTACTTTAAAACAACTAAAGGCTGCCACTAATGACTTCGATTATGATAACAAAATTGGAGAGGGTGGCTTTGGTCCTGTCTACAAG GGTCAATTGCCTGATGGTAGAGTGATAGCTGTTAAGCAGCTTTCGTCCAAGTCAAGGCAAGGAAATCGTGAGTTCTTAAATGAGATGggcatgatttcttgtttgcAACATCCGAATCTTGTGAAACTTCATGGATGTTGTATTGAAGGTGGTCAGTTATTGCTGGTATATGAGTACATGGAGAACAATAACCTCGCACGAGCTTTGTTTG GCCGAGAAAATCATCTTAAATTAGACTGGCCAACAAGGCTTAAGATCTGCATTGGGATAGCAAGAGGACTAGCTTTTCTCCATGAAGAATCTGTACTTAAAATTGTTCACCGGGACATCAAAGCTACTAATGTGCTGCTTGATGAGGACTTGAACCCTAAAATATCTGACTTTGGATTGGCAAAGCTTGATGAAGAGGAGAAGACGCACATAAGCACCCGAGTAGCTGGGACCAT AGGATATATGGCACCGGAATATGCACTATGGGGTCACCTGACCTACAAAGCGGATGTTTACAGTTTTGGAGTAGTGGCCTTGGAAATCATCAGTGGGAAGAACAACAACAATTATATTCCGAATGATAATTGGGTTTGCCTTTTAGATTGG GCTTGTCATTTACAACAAATGGGACACTTGTTGGAGCTGATCGATGAGAGGTTAGGTTCTGAGGTTGACCAAAAAGAAGCAGAGATCATGGTTAAAGTAGCTCTCCTGTGCACAAATGCCTCTGCATCACTTAGGCCTAGCATGTCCGAGGTGGTGAGCATGCTTGAAGGACAAATCCCCGTCCCTGACGTGATACCAGAACCGAGCACCTACAAGGAGGATTTGAGATTTAAGGCTATGAGAGACCTGCACCGCCAGCGGGGTGATCATAGCTCGAGTATTGCCCAAACACAAAATTCAACTACTGTCCACACGTTCGAATCTACCTCTACAACTGGACTCGACTTCTCAGAAATCAACTCGGAATCAAGACCCTCTTGA